In Streptomyces sp. NBC_00433, a single genomic region encodes these proteins:
- a CDS encoding glutamyl-tRNA reductase, with the protein MSLLVVGLSHRSAPVSVLERAALTEDARAKLLQDALAAEPASEAVALSTCNRIELYADVDKFHAGVAELSTLLAQHSGVGLDELTPYLYVHYEDRAVHHLLSVACGLDSMVVGEGQILGQIKDALAVGQELHTAGRLLNDLFQQALRVGKRAHSETGIDRAGQSLVTFGLAQLAPATGTLEGRRALVVGAGSMSSLAAATLARAGVARLTIANRTPERAVRLAAQLTEQGTEAQAVSMTRLATALADADIVVSCTGSTGLVLTADDLRAAGRPLAVLDLAMPRDVDPAAHDLDGVVLADIESLAAASADAPMAADVDAVQAIVAEEVAAFGAAQRAARITPTVVALRAMAADVVAGELSRLDGRLPDLDDKQRSEITQTVRRVVDKLLHAPTVRVKQLAGEPGGAGYADALRELFDLDPQAVAAVSRAETPRPPARVPNRIEGGNE; encoded by the coding sequence ATGAGTCTGCTGGTCGTCGGGCTCTCGCACCGCAGCGCGCCGGTGAGCGTGCTGGAGCGGGCCGCGCTCACCGAGGACGCGCGCGCGAAGCTGCTGCAGGACGCGCTGGCCGCCGAGCCCGCGAGCGAGGCGGTGGCCCTGTCCACCTGCAACCGCATCGAGCTGTACGCCGACGTCGACAAATTCCACGCCGGTGTGGCCGAGCTGTCCACGCTGCTCGCCCAGCACAGCGGCGTCGGGCTCGACGAGCTGACCCCGTATCTCTACGTGCACTACGAGGACCGGGCCGTCCACCACCTGCTGTCGGTGGCCTGCGGACTGGACTCGATGGTCGTCGGCGAGGGCCAGATCCTCGGCCAGATCAAGGACGCCCTCGCGGTCGGCCAGGAGCTGCACACCGCGGGGCGGCTGCTCAACGACCTCTTCCAGCAGGCCCTGCGGGTCGGCAAGCGCGCCCACTCCGAGACCGGCATCGACCGGGCCGGCCAGTCCCTGGTCACCTTCGGCCTGGCCCAGCTCGCCCCCGCGACCGGCACCCTGGAGGGCAGGCGCGCGCTCGTCGTCGGCGCCGGCTCCATGTCGTCGCTGGCCGCCGCCACCCTGGCCCGCGCCGGTGTCGCCCGCCTCACCATCGCCAACCGCACCCCCGAGCGGGCCGTGCGGCTCGCCGCCCAGCTCACCGAGCAGGGCACCGAGGCGCAGGCGGTCAGCATGACCCGGCTCGCGACCGCGCTCGCCGACGCCGACATCGTGGTGTCCTGCACCGGCTCCACCGGCCTGGTGCTCACCGCCGACGACCTGCGGGCCGCCGGCCGGCCGCTGGCCGTCCTCGACCTGGCCATGCCGCGGGACGTCGACCCGGCCGCGCACGACCTCGACGGTGTGGTGCTCGCCGACATAGAGTCGCTGGCCGCCGCGTCCGCCGACGCGCCGATGGCCGCCGACGTGGACGCCGTCCAGGCGATCGTCGCCGAGGAGGTCGCCGCCTTCGGCGCCGCCCAGCGCGCCGCCCGGATCACCCCGACGGTGGTGGCGCTGCGGGCGATGGCCGCCGATGTCGTGGCGGGTGAACTTTCCCGGCTCGACGGTAGGCTGCCCGATCTGGACGACAAGCAGCGCTCGGAGATCACCCAGACCGTGCGCCGCGTCGTCGACAAGCTCCTGCACGCGCCGACGGTGCGGGTCAAGCAGCTCGCGGGCGAGCCCGGCGGCGCCGGGTACGCCGATGCGCTGCGCGAACTCTTCGACCTCGACCCGCAGGCGGTCGCCGCCGTCAGCCGGGCCGAAACCCCCAGGCCTCCGGCCCGGGTGCCCAACCGAATTGAGGGCGGCAATGAATAA
- a CDS encoding redox-sensing transcriptional repressor Rex, with protein MATGRSHRPATRSRGIPEATVARLPLYLRALTALSERSVPTVSSEELAAAAGVNSAKLRKDFSYLGSYGTRGVGYDVEYLVYQISRELGLTQDWPVVIVGIGNLGAALANYGGFASRGFRVAALLDADAALAGRLVAGLPVRHIDELEAIVADNQVSIGVIATPAGAAQEVTDRLVNAGVTSILNFAPTVLSVPDGVDVRKVDLSIELQILAFHEQRKAGEGRQEPDGDVPAVMPA; from the coding sequence GTGGCAACTGGCCGATCGCACCGACCGGCGACCCGCAGCCGAGGGATTCCCGAGGCCACCGTCGCCAGGCTTCCGCTGTACCTGCGGGCGCTGACCGCTCTGTCCGAGCGGTCCGTGCCCACCGTGTCCTCGGAGGAGCTAGCCGCCGCAGCCGGGGTCAATTCGGCCAAGCTGCGCAAGGACTTCTCCTACCTCGGCTCGTACGGCACCCGGGGCGTCGGCTACGACGTCGAATACCTCGTCTACCAGATCAGCCGTGAGCTGGGCCTCACCCAGGACTGGCCGGTCGTCATCGTCGGCATCGGCAATCTGGGCGCCGCCCTCGCCAACTACGGCGGGTTCGCCTCCCGCGGCTTCCGCGTCGCGGCCCTGCTGGACGCGGACGCGGCACTGGCCGGGCGGCTCGTCGCGGGACTGCCCGTGCGGCACATCGACGAGCTCGAAGCGATCGTCGCCGACAACCAGGTCTCGATCGGGGTCATCGCCACCCCGGCGGGCGCCGCCCAGGAGGTCACCGACCGGCTGGTCAACGCCGGGGTGACCTCGATCCTCAACTTCGCCCCCACCGTGCTGTCGGTGCCGGACGGCGTGGACGTACGCAAGGTCGACCTGTCCATCGAGCTGCAGATCCTCGCCTTCCACGAGCAGCGCAAGGCAGGCGAAGGACGCCAGGAGCCCGACGGGGACGTACCCGCCGTGATGCCCGCATGA
- the hemC gene encoding hydroxymethylbilane synthase: MNNPSASDQGREDALRLGTRKSKLAMAQSGMVADQVRRLTGRDVHLVEITTYGDVSRENLAQIGGTGVFVSALRDALLAGEIDFAVHSLKDLPTAAPDGLTLAAIPVREDPRDALVARDGLTFAALPPGARIGTGSPRRMAQLNAWARSHGLDVETVPIRGNVDTRIGYVTSGKLDAVVLAAAGLNRIGRIAEATELIAADAVLPAPGQGALAVECAASNPELAAQLAGLDDPFTRVAVTAERSLLAALEAGCSAPVGALADLVDDGQTTELRLRGVVGTTDGTSLVQMSITGSVPASDDEARALGRELAAEMLAKGAAGLMGERAL, from the coding sequence ATGAATAACCCGAGTGCCTCGGACCAGGGGCGCGAGGACGCGCTGCGGCTTGGCACGCGCAAGAGCAAACTGGCGATGGCCCAGTCCGGCATGGTGGCCGACCAGGTCCGCCGCCTCACCGGACGTGACGTCCACCTCGTGGAGATCACCACCTACGGCGACGTCTCACGGGAGAACCTCGCCCAGATCGGCGGCACCGGCGTCTTCGTCTCGGCGCTGCGCGACGCGCTGCTCGCCGGCGAGATCGACTTCGCCGTGCACAGCCTCAAGGACCTGCCCACCGCCGCCCCCGACGGGCTGACGCTGGCCGCGATCCCGGTCCGCGAGGACCCGCGGGACGCGCTGGTCGCCAGGGACGGCCTGACCTTCGCGGCACTGCCGCCCGGCGCCAGGATCGGCACCGGGTCGCCCCGCCGGATGGCGCAGCTCAACGCGTGGGCGCGGTCACACGGCCTCGACGTCGAGACGGTACCGATCCGTGGCAACGTTGACACCAGGATCGGGTACGTTACTTCCGGCAAGCTCGACGCCGTCGTGCTGGCCGCCGCCGGGCTGAACCGAATCGGCAGGATCGCGGAGGCGACCGAGCTGATCGCCGCCGACGCCGTACTGCCCGCCCCCGGCCAGGGGGCACTGGCTGTCGAGTGCGCAGCTTCCAACCCGGAGCTGGCCGCACAGCTCGCCGGGCTCGACGACCCGTTCACCCGGGTCGCCGTGACCGCCGAGCGATCCCTGCTCGCCGCCCTCGAGGCCGGCTGCAGCGCCCCTGTGGGCGCGCTGGCCGACCTCGTGGACGACGGGCAGACTACCGAGCTGCGCCTGCGCGGCGTCGTCGGCACCACCGACGGCACCTCGCTGGTGCAGATGTCCATCACCGGTTCCGTACCGGCGTCCGACGACGAAGCGCGCGCCCTGGGCCGCGAACTCGCCGCCGAGATGCTCGCCAAGGGTGCGGCCGGTCTTATGGGGGAGCGCGCACTTTGA
- a CDS encoding DUF5667 domain-containing protein, giving the protein MAHRRANAFAQALEDATVQEDTGAAVRQQGTPGAHGSHAAARHADPEQGTLLALANALAEQPRPALDPERKTVQRAQLIAAMEQALADGSFPVTARVPEQRGDGQGGSHRLRRLTPTTRLSRRLAVGGLTVGVAAGALGGVAAASTNALPGDTLYGLKRGMEDLKLDMASGDASRGKVYLDMASTRLQEARRLMDRGRGGQLDDESVSEVRKALSGMHQEAAEGHRLLSQAYQEDGSLQPIETLNSFAAAHRQGWSDLRGKLPSQLTDVSDQVSSVFDAIDQEVAPLQGLLPKPKQDGHARGSGPKGSDPSGGTPSAPSASSSATPGSGGANTQSPSPSPSGSTSSDGLIGGANPLGPLPTFPTPNSPSPSAPSDHSITLPPLLPGLLPGLGLGTTTDDEN; this is encoded by the coding sequence ATGGCACACCGCCGGGCGAACGCCTTCGCCCAGGCCCTTGAGGACGCGACCGTCCAGGAGGACACCGGCGCGGCGGTGCGGCAACAGGGCACACCCGGCGCACACGGCAGCCATGCCGCGGCCCGGCACGCCGACCCCGAGCAGGGCACACTGCTCGCGCTGGCCAATGCGCTCGCCGAGCAGCCGCGCCCCGCGCTCGACCCCGAGCGCAAGACCGTCCAGCGCGCGCAGCTGATCGCCGCGATGGAGCAGGCCCTCGCCGACGGGAGCTTCCCGGTCACCGCCCGGGTGCCCGAGCAGCGCGGCGACGGGCAGGGCGGCAGCCACCGGCTGCGCCGCCTCACCCCGACCACCCGGCTCTCCCGCCGGCTGGCCGTCGGCGGCCTCACCGTCGGCGTCGCAGCCGGCGCGCTCGGCGGCGTCGCCGCGGCCAGCACCAACGCGCTGCCCGGCGACACCCTCTACGGCCTCAAGCGCGGCATGGAGGACCTCAAGCTCGACATGGCCAGCGGCGACGCGTCCCGCGGCAAGGTCTACCTCGACATGGCCTCCACGCGCCTCCAGGAGGCCCGCCGCCTCATGGACCGGGGGCGGGGCGGCCAGCTCGACGACGAGTCCGTCTCCGAGGTGCGCAAGGCCCTGTCGGGCATGCACCAGGAGGCCGCGGAAGGCCACCGGCTGCTCAGCCAGGCCTACCAGGAGGACGGCTCGCTCCAGCCGATCGAGACGCTCAACTCCTTCGCGGCGGCGCACCGGCAGGGCTGGAGCGATCTGCGGGGCAAGCTGCCCAGCCAGCTCACCGACGTCTCCGACCAGGTCTCGTCGGTCTTCGACGCCATAGACCAGGAAGTCGCGCCGCTCCAGGGGCTGCTGCCCAAGCCCAAGCAGGACGGGCACGCGCGCGGCTCGGGTCCCAAGGGCTCCGACCCGTCCGGCGGCACACCGTCGGCCCCGTCGGCCTCCTCCTCCGCCACACCCGGCTCGGGCGGTGCCAACACCCAGAGCCCGAGCCCGTCGCCGTCCGGCTCCACATCGTCCGACGGCCTCATCGGCGGCGCCAACCCGCTGGGCCCCCTCCCGACCTTCCCCACCCCGAACTCCCCTTCCCCCTCAGCCCCCTCCGACCACTCCATCACCCTCCCCCCTCTCCTCCCCGGCCTCCTCCCAGGCCTGGGCCTGGGCACCACCACGGACGACGAGAACTAA
- a CDS encoding sigma-70 family RNA polymerase sigma factor, producing the protein MYPHDGVDTSGLAALRALVLDRLMRTVPAYALPTLATSGPTVPGPAYALAEVSTAAGRRSRNSSGAAGTNAAAPGTHARRPASDTDSGRMMDLVERAQDGETEAFGRLYDHYSDTVYRYIYYRVGSKATAEDLTSETFLRALRRIGTFTWQGRDFGAWLVTIARNLVADHFKSSRFRLEVTTGEMLDANEVARSPEDSVLESLSNEALLTAVRKLNPQQQECVTLRFLQGLSVAETARVMGKNEGAIKTLQYRAVRTLARLLPDDAR; encoded by the coding sequence GTGTACCCACACGACGGGGTTGACACCTCCGGCCTGGCTGCGTTGCGCGCACTGGTGCTCGACCGACTGATGCGCACAGTCCCCGCGTACGCCCTGCCCACCCTCGCCACGTCAGGTCCCACCGTCCCCGGCCCGGCGTACGCGCTGGCCGAAGTCAGCACAGCCGCAGGCAGACGCTCCCGCAACAGCTCGGGCGCGGCCGGTACGAACGCCGCAGCCCCCGGCACCCACGCCCGCCGCCCTGCCTCCGACACCGACTCCGGCCGCATGATGGACCTGGTCGAACGCGCCCAGGACGGCGAGACCGAGGCCTTCGGACGGCTGTACGACCACTACAGCGACACCGTCTACCGCTACATCTACTACCGGGTCGGATCCAAGGCCACCGCCGAGGACCTGACCAGCGAGACCTTCCTGCGCGCCCTGCGCAGGATCGGCACCTTCACCTGGCAGGGCCGCGACTTCGGCGCCTGGCTGGTGACCATCGCCCGCAACCTGGTCGCCGACCACTTCAAGTCGAGCCGTTTCCGGCTGGAGGTGACCACCGGCGAGATGCTCGACGCCAACGAGGTCGCCCGCAGCCCCGAGGACTCCGTCCTGGAGTCGCTGTCCAACGAGGCGCTGCTGACCGCGGTGCGCAAGCTCAACCCCCAGCAGCAGGAGTGCGTGACCCTGCGCTTCCTGCAGGGCCTGTCCGTGGCCGAGACCGCCCGCGTGATGGGCAAGAACGAAGGCGCGATCAAGACCCTGCAATACCGGGCCGTGCGTACGCTGGCCAGGCTCCTGCCCGACGACGCGAGATGA
- a CDS encoding acyltransferase family protein, protein MADAKVIPFDEDSRGRRGAGRSRARTRKPAAPAAGKPADGPQPPLAAVPAAAAGIPAQADGGRPSDPPPPAEAPSDLAGAFGAVADRVLGGDWERKVASGLAFLRRRVTGDYEVDEFGYDAELTDQVLMSLLRPMFGAYFRVEVRGIENIPAEGGALVVSNHSGTLPLDGLMTQVAVHDHHPAGRHLRLLAADLVFMLPLVNELARKLGHTLACSEDAEVLLERGEVVGVMPEGFKGLGKPFADRYKLQRFGRGGFVATALKTKVPIVPCSVVGAEEIYPMLGNSRTMARLLGVPYFPLTPTFPWLGAAGLVPLPTKWVIQFGQPIPTDGYPPEAAEDPMLVFNLTDQVRETIQHTLYELLVQRRSVFF, encoded by the coding sequence ATGGCCGACGCCAAGGTGATCCCTTTCGACGAGGACTCGCGCGGCCGGCGCGGTGCCGGGCGCTCCCGCGCCAGGACCCGCAAGCCCGCGGCGCCCGCGGCCGGCAAGCCCGCCGACGGCCCACAGCCGCCGCTGGCGGCCGTACCGGCGGCCGCGGCCGGAATCCCCGCACAGGCGGACGGCGGGCGCCCCAGCGACCCGCCACCCCCCGCGGAGGCGCCCTCCGACCTCGCGGGCGCCTTCGGCGCCGTCGCGGACCGGGTCCTCGGCGGCGACTGGGAGCGCAAGGTCGCCTCCGGGCTCGCCTTCCTGCGGCGCCGGGTCACCGGGGACTACGAGGTCGACGAGTTCGGCTACGACGCCGAGCTGACCGACCAGGTGCTGATGTCGCTGCTGCGGCCGATGTTCGGGGCGTACTTCCGCGTCGAGGTCCGCGGCATCGAGAACATCCCCGCGGAAGGCGGTGCCCTGGTCGTCTCCAACCACTCGGGCACCCTGCCGCTGGACGGCCTGATGACCCAGGTCGCCGTCCACGACCACCACCCGGCAGGCCGCCACCTGCGGCTGCTCGCCGCCGACCTGGTCTTCATGCTCCCGCTGGTCAACGAACTGGCCCGCAAGCTCGGCCACACGCTGGCCTGCTCCGAGGACGCGGAGGTCCTGCTGGAGCGCGGTGAGGTCGTCGGGGTCATGCCCGAGGGCTTCAAGGGCCTCGGGAAGCCCTTCGCGGACCGCTACAAGCTCCAGCGGTTCGGGCGGGGCGGATTCGTCGCGACGGCGCTGAAGACGAAGGTGCCGATCGTTCCGTGCTCCGTGGTGGGGGCGGAGGAGATTTACCCGATGCTCGGGAATTCCCGCACCATGGCGCGCCTGCTGGGGGTGCCGTACTTCCCTCTGACGCCGACATTTCCCTGGCTGGGGGCTGCGGGGCTGGTCCCGCTTCCCACGAAGTGGGTCATCCAGTTCGGCCAGCCCATCCCGACGGACGGCTATCCGCCGGAGGCGGCGGAGGACCCGATGCTGGTCTTCAACCTGACGGATCAGGTGCGCGAGACGATTCAGCACACGCTGTACGAACTCCTGGTCCAGCGACGGTCCGTCTTCTTCTGA
- a CDS encoding bifunctional uroporphyrinogen-III C-methyltransferase/uroporphyrinogen-III synthase, translated as MGAGPGDPGLLTLRAVEALALADLLVGDRHVLDVVRTHARADVGTAEPAVDGEVLDTTAIADAASQLVMASARTGKRVVRAVAGDPGLDSCAAAEMLACAQAGIPFEVVPGIASAVGVPAYAGVPLSGDVRFVDAATASDRCWSEVGASDATLVVSTTLQTVAATAAELIGSGRKPDTQLSVTVAGTTTRQRTWTATLATIAAELKATKALPTPEGPIAAIAVVGERAGQHEHLSWFETKPLFGWRVLVPRTKEQAASLSDQLRSYGAVPHEVPTIAVEPPRTPQQMERAVKGLVTGRYEWIAFTSVNAVKAVREKFEEYGLDARAFAGIKVAAVGEQTARSLVEFGVKPDLVPSGEQSAAGLLEDWPPYDPVFDPIDRVFLPRADIATETLVAGLVELGWEVDDVTAYRTVRASPPPADTREAIKGGGFDAVLFTSSSTVRNLVGIAGKPHNVTVIACIGPATAKTAEEHGLRVDVMAPEPSVHALAQALADFGLARRQAAGAAGDPVTRPSERRPGARRRARV; from the coding sequence CTGGGTGCCGGGCCCGGTGACCCCGGGCTGCTGACCCTGCGCGCCGTCGAAGCGCTCGCCCTCGCCGACCTGCTGGTCGGCGACAGGCACGTGCTCGACGTCGTACGCACCCACGCCCGCGCGGACGTGGGCACGGCGGAACCAGCCGTGGACGGTGAGGTGTTGGACACCACCGCCATTGCCGATGCCGCCTCACAGCTTGTCATGGCGTCCGCGCGGACCGGCAAGCGGGTGGTGCGTGCGGTGGCCGGCGACCCCGGCCTCGACTCCTGCGCCGCCGCCGAGATGCTCGCCTGCGCCCAGGCCGGCATCCCCTTCGAGGTCGTGCCCGGAATCGCCAGCGCGGTGGGCGTGCCCGCTTACGCCGGGGTGCCGCTCAGCGGCGACGTGCGCTTCGTGGACGCCGCCACCGCCTCCGACCGCTGCTGGAGCGAGGTCGGCGCCAGCGACGCCACGCTGGTGGTCTCCACGACACTCCAGACCGTCGCCGCGACCGCCGCCGAGCTGATCGGCTCGGGCCGCAAGCCCGACACCCAGCTGTCGGTCACCGTCGCGGGCACCACCACCCGGCAGCGCACCTGGACCGCGACGCTGGCCACCATCGCCGCCGAACTCAAGGCGACCAAGGCGCTGCCCACACCCGAGGGCCCCATCGCGGCAATAGCCGTGGTCGGGGAGCGGGCCGGCCAGCACGAGCACCTGTCGTGGTTCGAGACCAAGCCGCTGTTCGGCTGGCGGGTGCTCGTACCGCGGACCAAGGAGCAGGCCGCGTCGCTCTCCGACCAGCTGCGCTCCTACGGAGCGGTGCCGCACGAGGTGCCGACCATCGCGGTGGAACCGCCGCGCACCCCGCAGCAGATGGAGCGCGCGGTCAAGGGCCTGGTCACCGGGCGCTACGAGTGGATCGCCTTCACCTCCGTCAACGCGGTCAAGGCCGTGCGGGAGAAGTTCGAGGAATACGGCCTCGACGCCCGCGCCTTCGCCGGGATAAAGGTCGCCGCAGTCGGCGAGCAGACCGCCCGCTCGCTGGTCGAATTCGGGGTCAAGCCCGACCTGGTGCCCAGCGGCGAGCAGTCCGCCGCCGGACTCCTGGAGGACTGGCCGCCCTACGACCCGGTCTTCGACCCGATCGACCGCGTCTTCCTGCCGCGCGCCGACATCGCCACCGAGACGCTGGTGGCCGGCCTGGTCGAACTGGGCTGGGAGGTCGACGACGTCACCGCCTACCGGACCGTGCGCGCGTCGCCCCCGCCGGCGGACACCCGCGAGGCCATCAAGGGCGGCGGCTTCGACGCGGTGCTCTTCACCTCGTCCTCGACCGTGCGGAATCTTGTCGGCATCGCCGGCAAGCCGCACAACGTCACGGTGATCGCCTGTATCGGGCCCGCGACGGCCAAGACGGCGGAGGAGCATGGGCTCCGGGTCGATGTGATGGCCCCGGAGCCGTCCGTTCACGCCCTCGCCCAGGCCCTGGCCGACTTCGGCCTCGCCCGCCGCCAAGCCGCCGGCGCAGCCGGTGATCCCGTCACCCGCCCGAGCGAACGCCGCCCAGGCGCTCGCCGCCGCGCCCGCGTCTGA
- a CDS encoding glutaredoxin family protein, with translation MTTARTVTLIGKPGCHLCDDARTVVAEVAAATGAVVVEQDITQDAELHRRYWEQIPVVLVDGEQHTFWRVDPARLRRALTA, from the coding sequence ATGACGACTGCGAGGACCGTGACGCTGATCGGGAAGCCGGGGTGCCACCTGTGCGACGACGCCCGCACTGTGGTGGCCGAAGTCGCCGCCGCGACCGGGGCGGTCGTGGTGGAGCAGGACATCACCCAGGACGCGGAGCTGCACCGCCGCTACTGGGAGCAGATCCCGGTCGTCCTGGTGGACGGAGAACAGCACACCTTCTGGCGTGTCGATCCCGCCAGGCTGCGCCGCGCCCTCACCGCCTGA
- the hemB gene encoding porphobilinogen synthase → MVSYGEFPGARPRRLRTSPAMRRLVAETRLDPAELILPAFVREGISEPQAISTMPGVYQHTRDTLRKAAVEAASAGVGGIMLFGVPEVKDAVGSQGTEPDGILQLAIRDVVEEVGDDMVVMSDLCLDEFTDHGHCGVLDAEGRVDNDATLERYAEMAQVQADAGVHVVGPSGMMDGQVGVVRDALDEIGRQDVAILAYTVKYASALYGPFREAVNSSLKGDRKTYQQDPANFHESMRELALDLAEGADMVMVKPALPYLDVLRKVADTVDVPVAAYQISGEYAMVEAAAANGWIDRDRAIMETLTSIRRAGANMILTYWATEVAQRL, encoded by the coding sequence ATGGTGAGCTATGGCGAGTTTCCCGGTGCGCGGCCGAGGCGGCTGCGTACCAGCCCGGCGATGCGGCGCCTGGTCGCAGAGACCCGGCTCGACCCGGCGGAATTGATCCTGCCGGCCTTCGTGCGGGAGGGAATCAGCGAGCCGCAGGCGATCTCCACCATGCCCGGGGTGTATCAGCACACCCGGGACACCCTGCGCAAGGCGGCCGTCGAGGCCGCGTCCGCCGGGGTGGGCGGGATCATGCTCTTCGGCGTGCCCGAGGTGAAGGACGCGGTCGGCAGCCAGGGGACGGAGCCGGACGGCATCCTGCAACTGGCGATCAGGGACGTCGTCGAGGAGGTCGGCGACGACATGGTCGTGATGTCCGACCTGTGCCTGGACGAATTCACCGACCACGGCCACTGCGGCGTCCTGGACGCCGAGGGCCGGGTCGACAACGACGCCACCCTCGAACGCTACGCGGAGATGGCGCAGGTCCAGGCGGACGCCGGCGTCCATGTGGTCGGACCGTCGGGGATGATGGACGGCCAGGTCGGCGTCGTCCGCGACGCGCTGGACGAGATCGGCCGGCAGGACGTGGCGATCCTGGCCTACACGGTGAAGTACGCCTCCGCCCTCTACGGCCCCTTCCGCGAGGCCGTGAACTCCTCGCTGAAGGGCGACCGGAAGACGTACCAGCAGGACCCGGCGAATTTCCACGAGTCGATGCGCGAGCTGGCGCTCGACCTCGCCGAGGGCGCCGACATGGTGATGGTCAAGCCCGCGCTGCCGTATCTGGACGTGCTCCGCAAGGTCGCCGACACGGTGGACGTGCCGGTGGCGGCGTATCAGATCTCGGGTGAGTACGCGATGGTCGAGGCGGCCGCCGCGAACGGCTGGATCGACCGCGACCGCGCCATCATGGAGACGCTCACCTCGATCCGCCGCGCCGGCGCGAACATGATCCTCACGTACTGGGCGACCGAGGTCGCACAGCGCCTCTGA
- a CDS encoding HAD-IB family hydrolase, which yields MAALRWLTPRTQSATERSVLAGEAAAAAAEATLATKPRPETAPPDDTKPEEPAFPVEGDPRAAAFFDLDNTVMQGAALFHFGRGLYKRHFFDTRDLVRFAWQQAYFRMAGAEDPEHMQEARDSALSIVKGHRVEELMSIGEEIYDEYMAGKIWPGTRALAQAHLDAGQRVWLVTAAPVETATIIARRLGLTGALGTVAESVNGVYTGRLVGEPLHGPAKAEAVRALATAEDLDLSLCAAYSDSHNDIPILSLVGHPYAINPDSRLRKHARAEGWRLRDYRTGRKAVKIGIPAAAGMGAVAGGAAAAIAISRRRGK from the coding sequence ATGGCCGCTCTCAGATGGCTCACCCCGCGCACGCAGTCCGCCACGGAGCGGAGTGTGCTGGCCGGCGAGGCCGCCGCCGCCGCGGCGGAGGCGACACTCGCGACGAAGCCCCGGCCGGAAACCGCTCCTCCGGACGACACGAAGCCCGAGGAACCGGCCTTCCCGGTGGAAGGCGACCCGCGGGCCGCCGCGTTCTTCGACCTCGACAACACCGTGATGCAGGGCGCCGCGCTCTTCCACTTCGGCCGCGGCCTGTACAAGCGGCATTTCTTCGACACCCGCGACCTGGTGCGCTTCGCCTGGCAGCAGGCGTATTTCCGGATGGCGGGCGCCGAGGACCCCGAGCACATGCAGGAAGCGCGCGACAGCGCCCTGTCCATCGTCAAGGGGCACCGCGTCGAGGAGCTGATGTCCATCGGCGAGGAAATCTACGACGAGTACATGGCGGGGAAGATCTGGCCGGGCACCCGCGCCCTGGCGCAGGCGCACCTGGACGCCGGCCAGCGGGTCTGGCTGGTCACCGCCGCGCCGGTGGAGACCGCCACGATCATCGCCCGCAGGCTCGGCCTGACCGGCGCGCTCGGCACGGTCGCCGAGTCGGTGAACGGCGTCTACACCGGCCGCCTGGTCGGCGAGCCGCTGCACGGCCCGGCGAAGGCCGAGGCCGTGCGGGCGCTGGCGACCGCCGAGGACCTCGACCTGTCGCTGTGCGCCGCCTACAGCGACTCGCACAACGACATCCCGATACTGTCCCTCGTCGGCCACCCGTATGCCATCAACCCGGACAGCAGGCTGCGCAAGCACGCCCGCGCCGAAGGGTGGCGGCTGCGCGACTACCGCACCGGGCGCAAGGCCGTGAAGATCGGCATCCCCGCCGCAGCCGGCATGGGCGCGGTCGCGGGCGGCGCCGCCGCGGCCATCGCGATCAGCCGCCGCCGCGGCAAGTGA
- a CDS encoding 3'-5' exonuclease, producing the protein MPSVVRTAASGYAVVDVEATGSSSRRHRVVELALVLLDRDLRPEGEFSTLVDPQGPVGPTHIHGIEPAHLGGAPSFAGIAARVLALLRGRVLVGHNVGCDRAFLAAEYARIGVRLPAVPEMCTMRMAADLHREHPVPYGLSLRACAQALGVTGWAPHTALGDARAAAALFGHFVAQSGTAAGGADGTCASALERQLLQAAGVRWPEAPGPPSAADALWKRRSNDSPRQSVPNVRNGSA; encoded by the coding sequence GTGCCCTCGGTGGTGAGGACCGCGGCGAGCGGCTACGCGGTGGTGGACGTCGAGGCGACGGGTTCGTCGTCGCGGCGGCACCGCGTCGTGGAGCTGGCGCTGGTGCTGCTGGACCGCGACCTGCGGCCCGAGGGCGAGTTCAGCACGCTGGTCGACCCGCAGGGCCCGGTAGGCCCGACGCACATCCACGGCATCGAGCCCGCGCACCTGGGCGGTGCGCCGTCCTTCGCGGGCATCGCCGCCCGGGTGCTCGCACTGCTGCGCGGCCGGGTCCTGGTCGGGCACAACGTCGGCTGCGACCGCGCCTTCCTGGCCGCCGAATACGCCCGGATCGGGGTGCGCCTGCCGGCCGTACCCGAGATGTGCACCATGCGGATGGCAGCCGACCTGCACCGCGAACACCCCGTCCCGTACGGGCTGTCGCTGCGCGCGTGCGCACAGGCGCTGGGGGTGACCGGCTGGGCCCCGCACACCGCGCTCGGCGACGCCCGCGCCGCAGCGGCGCTTTTCGGCCACTTTGTGGCGCAGTCCGGTACGGCCGCCGGCGGCGCGGACGGAACCTGCGCTTCCGCGCTGGAGCGGCAGTTGTTGCAGGCTGCAGGTGTCCGCTGGCCGGAGGCCCCCGGTCCGCCGTCGGCCGCCGACGCGCTCTGGAAGCGCCGCAGCAACGATTCGCCACGGCAAAGCGTGCCCAATGTCCGGAATGGGAGTGCGTGA